In Motilibacter peucedani, one genomic interval encodes:
- a CDS encoding SRPBCC family protein, protein MSTVEQSIDVEVPVSAAYNQWTQFETFPEFMEGVERIDQTSDTMTHWVTKIAGQQREFDAEITEQHPDERVAWKSVDGSSNAGVVTFHRLDAAKTRIMVQMDFEPEGVVEQAGDKLGFVERRVKGDLQRFKTFIESRGGQETGAWRGDVDAPPTA, encoded by the coding sequence ATGAGCACCGTCGAGCAGAGCATCGACGTCGAGGTCCCCGTGTCCGCCGCCTACAACCAGTGGACCCAGTTCGAGACCTTCCCCGAGTTCATGGAGGGCGTCGAGCGCATCGACCAGACCAGCGACACCATGACCCACTGGGTGACGAAGATCGCCGGGCAGCAGCGCGAGTTCGACGCCGAGATCACCGAGCAGCACCCCGACGAGCGCGTGGCCTGGAAGTCGGTCGACGGCTCCAGCAACGCCGGCGTCGTGACGTTCCACCGGCTCGACGCGGCCAAGACCCGGATCATGGTCCAGATGGACTTCGAGCCGGAGGGCGTCGTCGAGCAGGCCGGCGACAAGCTCGGCTTCGTCGAGCGCCGCGTCAAGGGCGACCTCCAGCGGTTCAAGACCTTCATCGAGTCGCGCGGCGGCCAGGAGACCGGCGCCTGGCGCGGCGACGTGGACGCGCCGCCGACCGCCTAG
- a CDS encoding CDGSH iron-sulfur domain-containing protein — protein sequence MSDEPTITPYRDGPLIVRGSFRLVDEDGAEIDPGRETVALCRCGKSGVKPFCDGSHRRAGFRAGSSPARPRPAAELRRRELTSPAAGADPSAPPP from the coding sequence ATGAGCGACGAGCCCACGATCACGCCCTACCGCGACGGCCCGCTCATCGTGCGCGGGAGCTTCCGGCTGGTCGACGAGGACGGCGCCGAGATCGACCCCGGTCGGGAGACGGTCGCGCTCTGCCGCTGCGGCAAGTCGGGCGTGAAGCCCTTCTGCGACGGCTCGCACCGGCGCGCGGGCTTCCGGGCGGGCAGCTCGCCCGCCCGGCCCCGCCCGGCCGCCGAGCTCAGGCGGCGAGAGCTGACCAGCCCTGCAGCAGGTGCAGACCCATCCGCGCCTCCACCGTGA
- a CDS encoding Rieske 2Fe-2S domain-containing protein produces MAARSLWPGRGKWDSMRLTTTIERSMEKVEDAGVLDKVSQPLLTAVRRLTGASPAVTDLLHGVPVGHPVHPAMVLLPAGAFISASTLDFVPRTGSAVPVLIATGIATSVPAAAAGFADWSELHPQQQRVGLVHAASNGLGVAFYAASLVARLRGRPVSARVLGLAGLSAIGVGGYLGGHLAYRQGAGVNHVEDVPHLVPPGWNDVCAIDDLPEGRPALQHLGDVPLLVVRRGKQIDVLSDRCSHLSGPLHEGTLSEVDGATCVTCPWHGSTFALADGKVVRGPATVKQHSFDVRVEAGRLQVRLPHAG; encoded by the coding sequence GTGGCCGCACGTTCGCTGTGGCCGGGCCGGGGGAAGTGGGACAGCATGCGCCTCACCACGACGATCGAGCGGTCCATGGAGAAGGTGGAGGACGCCGGCGTCCTCGACAAGGTCTCCCAGCCGCTGCTCACCGCTGTCCGCCGGCTCACGGGCGCCTCGCCCGCGGTCACCGACCTGCTCCACGGCGTGCCGGTCGGCCACCCGGTGCACCCCGCGATGGTGCTGCTGCCGGCCGGCGCCTTCATCTCGGCCAGCACCCTCGACTTCGTGCCGCGCACCGGCAGCGCCGTGCCCGTCCTGATCGCCACCGGCATCGCCACCTCGGTCCCCGCGGCCGCCGCCGGCTTCGCCGACTGGTCCGAGCTCCACCCCCAGCAGCAGCGCGTCGGGCTCGTGCACGCCGCCTCCAACGGGCTCGGCGTCGCCTTCTACGCCGCCAGCCTGGTGGCGCGGCTGCGCGGGCGGCCCGTGTCGGCGCGGGTGCTCGGCCTGGCCGGCCTCAGCGCGATCGGCGTCGGCGGCTACCTCGGCGGCCACCTCGCCTACCGGCAGGGCGCGGGGGTCAACCACGTCGAGGACGTGCCGCACCTGGTGCCGCCGGGATGGAACGACGTGTGCGCCATCGACGACCTGCCCGAGGGGCGACCGGCGCTCCAGCACCTGGGCGACGTGCCGCTGCTCGTCGTGCGGCGCGGCAAGCAGATCGACGTGCTCTCCGACCGCTGCTCGCACCTGTCGGGCCCGCTCCACGAGGGCACGCTCTCCGAGGTCGACGGCGCCACCTGCGTGACCTGCCCCTGGCACGGCAGCACCTTCGCCCTGGCCGACGGCAAGGTCGTCCGTGGTCCGGCGACCGTCAAGCAGCACTCCTTCGACGTCCGGGTCGAGGCCGGCCGCCTGCAGGTGCGCCTGCCCCACGCCGGATGA
- a CDS encoding tetratricopeptide repeat protein: MDHADLLPADNVQAYIPGDRRRALADGAALPERVRGAALFADISGFTPLTETLAAELGPARGAEEVTAALEQVFDALLGVLDAHGGEAIYFSGDAVTCWLDGDDGTRATACGLAMQDAIERVGERTTPGGRSVRLRLKVAVAVGAAHRFVVGDPGIQLIDVLAGRVVDALAVAEGAALPGQVVLDPGAVRSVGSAVELDGAVALRTRHRVRLPEQRPSPPRLPERDVRSWVLPSVYERLTAGRGEFLADLRPAVPVFVRFGGLDFDDDPGAPAALDALVTRAQRIVHANGGNVLQLTIGDKGAYLYAVFGAPVAHEDDAARACASALELLATDPDGERGLAVGLSTGRLRSGTYGSAERRTFCCLGDAVNLAARLMTAAPGGTVWVSDELRRAAGEGFVWEELAPVAVKGKAQPVAAWRLLDRLAAPPPRARRYAGPMLGRSVELAALVEAAELAASGSGQVVQLVGEAGLGKSRLLAALSDALAAREVPVHEGVAPAFGADGGYGGWRPALRSALGLSATADATVVEARARELLLAADPTLLPRLPLVGAVLGVEIAHTALTASFDAKLRKTSLEALVVQYLLARPQDSLLVLVLEDAQWLDSLSLDLLATVARAAARLPLLLVVSGRPAPGPDAALPSAEHVRRLELRELDEPTALRLARLRVEDLTGHPADEVAPDVLRSVVSRASGNPFHVEELLAHLVDRGVDLRSAASGTLELPSSLQRLVLTRIDDLAEHPRRTVKVASVVGRRFGTDVLAGAYPELGGDDDVRGSLADPSLATLVLPEPEPGRYAFRHAMTEEVAYASLPFATRRVLHDRIGGWIERTSGDAALDLLAHHFGRGSDAARKRDYLVRAGEAAQARYANDAAVAYYRQALEVVLDDDRPSLLERLGKVLELRGQWAEARETYLEAWEGCTAQGDRAGAVRVLLDLAEVARKQGRFPEAAERLAEARERELDEAELAAVLHLEGTLASQQGRYAEARTAYRRSLEVRDRLGDRAAVGALLSNLAVVAEQEGDLDQAWELGSQALAVREEVGDPWAVCVSRNNLGMVALLRHDYEQATEHVEESMRLAAQVGDLWVVAVGEHNLGNALLGLDEPGEAAWHYRAALQAYLDHDDSWSLALLVEDVVALAAREGAAEDALTLLGAADALRDELGAERPPATERLLADAMAGALQLPGADGLVEAGRALDRTGLVSLVRRIAQ, from the coding sequence GTGGACCACGCCGACCTGCTCCCCGCCGACAACGTGCAGGCCTACATCCCCGGTGACCGCCGGCGGGCGCTCGCCGACGGCGCCGCGCTGCCCGAGAGGGTGCGCGGCGCCGCGCTGTTCGCCGACATCTCCGGCTTCACCCCGCTGACCGAGACCCTGGCCGCCGAGTTGGGGCCGGCGCGCGGTGCCGAGGAGGTCACCGCCGCCCTCGAGCAGGTCTTCGACGCGCTGCTCGGGGTGCTCGACGCCCACGGCGGCGAGGCGATCTACTTCAGCGGCGACGCGGTGACCTGCTGGCTCGACGGCGACGACGGCACCCGCGCCACCGCCTGCGGGCTCGCGATGCAGGACGCGATCGAGCGGGTGGGCGAGCGCACGACGCCGGGCGGGCGCAGCGTACGACTGCGGCTCAAGGTCGCGGTCGCCGTCGGCGCCGCGCACCGCTTCGTCGTCGGCGACCCGGGCATCCAGCTCATCGACGTGCTCGCCGGGCGGGTGGTCGACGCCCTCGCGGTCGCCGAGGGCGCCGCCCTGCCGGGCCAGGTGGTGCTCGACCCGGGCGCCGTGCGCTCGGTAGGGAGCGCCGTCGAGCTCGACGGCGCGGTGGCGCTGCGCACGAGGCACCGCGTCCGCCTGCCGGAGCAGCGTCCCTCCCCTCCCCGGCTGCCCGAGCGCGACGTGCGCTCGTGGGTGCTGCCCTCGGTCTACGAGCGGCTGACGGCCGGTCGCGGCGAGTTCCTCGCCGACCTGCGCCCGGCGGTGCCCGTGTTCGTGCGCTTCGGCGGGCTCGACTTCGACGACGACCCCGGTGCGCCGGCGGCGCTCGACGCGCTCGTCACCCGCGCGCAGCGCATCGTGCACGCCAACGGCGGCAACGTCCTCCAGCTCACGATCGGCGACAAGGGCGCCTACCTCTACGCCGTGTTCGGCGCCCCGGTCGCGCACGAGGACGACGCGGCCCGGGCGTGCGCCAGCGCGCTCGAGCTGCTGGCCACCGACCCGGACGGCGAGCGCGGCCTCGCCGTCGGGCTCTCGACCGGGCGCCTGCGCAGCGGCACCTACGGCAGCGCCGAGCGGCGTACGTTCTGCTGCCTCGGCGACGCGGTCAACCTGGCCGCGCGGCTGATGACGGCAGCCCCCGGCGGCACGGTGTGGGTCTCCGACGAGCTGCGCCGGGCGGCGGGCGAGGGGTTCGTGTGGGAGGAGCTCGCGCCGGTCGCGGTGAAGGGCAAGGCGCAGCCCGTCGCAGCGTGGCGGCTGCTCGACCGGCTGGCTGCTCCCCCGCCGCGCGCCCGCCGCTACGCCGGGCCGATGCTGGGCCGGTCGGTCGAGCTGGCGGCGCTGGTCGAGGCCGCCGAGCTCGCGGCCAGCGGCTCCGGGCAGGTCGTGCAGCTGGTCGGCGAGGCCGGGCTCGGCAAGAGCCGGCTGCTCGCCGCGCTGTCCGACGCGCTCGCGGCGCGCGAGGTGCCGGTGCACGAGGGCGTCGCGCCCGCCTTCGGGGCCGACGGCGGCTACGGCGGCTGGCGGCCGGCGCTGCGCTCCGCGCTGGGCCTGTCTGCCACCGCCGACGCGACCGTCGTGGAGGCGCGCGCCCGCGAGCTGCTGCTGGCGGCCGACCCGACGCTGCTCCCCCGCCTCCCGCTGGTCGGCGCGGTGCTGGGCGTCGAGATCGCCCACACCGCGCTGACCGCGTCGTTCGACGCCAAGCTGCGCAAGACCTCGCTCGAGGCACTGGTCGTGCAGTACCTCCTGGCGCGTCCGCAGGACTCCCTGCTCGTCCTCGTGCTCGAGGACGCGCAGTGGCTCGACTCGCTCTCGCTCGACCTGCTCGCCACCGTCGCGCGCGCGGCCGCGCGGCTGCCGCTGCTGCTGGTCGTCTCGGGGCGCCCGGCGCCGGGCCCGGACGCCGCGCTGCCGAGCGCGGAGCACGTACGCCGCCTGGAGCTGCGCGAGCTCGACGAGCCCACCGCGCTGCGCCTCGCCCGCCTGCGCGTCGAGGACCTCACCGGGCACCCGGCCGACGAGGTGGCCCCCGACGTGCTGCGCAGCGTCGTGTCACGCGCGTCGGGCAACCCGTTCCACGTCGAGGAGCTGCTCGCCCACCTGGTCGACCGCGGGGTCGACCTGCGCAGCGCGGCCAGCGGCACGCTGGAGCTCCCGAGCAGCCTCCAGCGGCTCGTGCTCACCCGCATCGACGACCTGGCCGAGCACCCGCGGCGCACGGTCAAGGTCGCCAGCGTCGTGGGCCGCCGCTTCGGCACCGACGTGCTGGCCGGCGCCTACCCCGAGCTGGGTGGCGACGACGACGTGCGGGGCTCGCTGGCCGACCCGTCGCTCGCCACGCTCGTGCTGCCGGAGCCCGAGCCCGGGCGCTACGCGTTCCGGCACGCCATGACCGAGGAGGTCGCCTACGCCAGCCTGCCGTTCGCGACCCGCAGGGTGCTGCACGACCGCATCGGCGGGTGGATCGAGCGCACGTCGGGCGACGCGGCGCTCGACCTGCTGGCGCACCACTTCGGCCGCGGGTCCGACGCCGCCCGCAAGCGCGACTACCTCGTGCGTGCGGGCGAGGCGGCGCAGGCGAGGTACGCCAACGACGCGGCGGTCGCCTACTACCGCCAGGCGCTCGAGGTCGTGCTCGACGACGACCGCCCGTCGCTGCTCGAGCGGCTCGGCAAGGTGCTCGAGCTGCGCGGCCAGTGGGCCGAGGCGCGCGAGACCTACCTCGAGGCGTGGGAGGGCTGCACTGCGCAGGGCGACCGCGCCGGCGCGGTGCGCGTGCTGCTCGACCTGGCCGAGGTGGCTCGCAAGCAGGGCCGCTTCCCCGAGGCCGCCGAGCGGCTGGCAGAGGCGCGCGAGCGCGAGCTCGACGAGGCCGAGCTGGCCGCGGTGCTGCACCTGGAGGGCACGCTCGCCTCGCAGCAGGGCAGGTACGCCGAGGCCCGCACCGCCTACCGGCGCAGCCTCGAGGTGCGCGACCGGCTGGGCGACCGGGCAGCGGTCGGCGCACTGCTGAGCAACCTCGCGGTCGTCGCCGAGCAGGAGGGCGACCTCGACCAGGCCTGGGAGCTCGGCTCGCAGGCGCTCGCGGTGCGCGAGGAGGTCGGCGACCCGTGGGCCGTCTGCGTCTCGCGCAACAACCTCGGCATGGTCGCCCTGCTGCGCCACGACTACGAGCAGGCGACCGAGCACGTCGAGGAGTCCATGCGGCTCGCGGCCCAGGTCGGCGACCTGTGGGTGGTCGCGGTCGGCGAGCACAACCTCGGCAACGCCCTGCTCGGGCTCGACGAGCCCGGTGAGGCCGCCTGGCACTACCGCGCGGCGCTGCAGGCCTACCTCGACCACGACGACTCGTGGTCGCTGGCGCTGCTGGTGGAGGACGTCGTGGCGCTCGCGGCCCGCGAGGGCGCGGCGGAGGACGCGCTCACGCTGCTCGGAGCGGCCGACGCCCTGCGCGACGAGCTCGGTGCCGAGCGGCCGCCCGCGACGGAGCGGCTGCTGGCCGACGCGATGGCCGGCGCCCTGCAGCTGCCGGGCGCCGACGGGCTCGTCGAGGCCGGCCGGGCGCTCGACCGGACCGGCCTGGTGTCCCTCGTCCGGCGGATTGCCCAATAG
- a CDS encoding Ig-like domain repeat protein — protein sequence MRSLPVRPAALLTALLLAVAVLPATAGAAAAAPAGNLLSNGSFEDPAVAVGTYDVLPSAGAWRQTGPCGIEVENRSTVTAYDGDQVAELDSDCSTSFAQDVDVTPGAAYQLSYAFSARPGVADNALKVRVDGTVVAERTADGSALSDADWHVFTETVRASSGTMTVELADRSVSDTLGTLVDAVSLVPVPDYDPVAVAQNTSWTNAAPLAEGTDTAGRLGGTGEARWYSFPVVPSSTVTVGLTGLSADADLTLYTDIGAAFTSLRSTSDLARLGSEQSGDAFSPSIYSPSIYSPSIYSPSIYSPSIYSPSIYSPSIYSPSIYSPSIYSPSIYSPSIYSPSIYSPSIYSPSIYSPDQAFLDAFSGAQTRSLIAVSANDGVAAESVSAGTWNSTGRFYVRVQSRDGAGPTPFTVRLTTTGGPCTGFTLDTGSGTPLPAVSGTPATVVLTDTARLGLTGTAKTSYLATLGRLAADQRGVVVDAADVARTRLLNAQADAHPRCAYAKNLVAQSLRDVVNAYRGAGSTLKYVVIAGADPVVPFFRYADDAGLGPESDFVPPVRDDSGSQASLRSNLVLGQDAYGTLNDLNVKGSVLPVPDLAVGRLVETPAEITAQVDRFLGLAGGTLPTPKRSLVTGYDFLTSAADAVQADLVAGLGSGATTDALVTAQGVPTTTTTVSGRPDRQHSWTATDLKSALLGSRHDIVFLAGHFGSSDALAADYETTVTTADLAARPGLLAGSLVFSAGCHSGYSLADGDGIAGLTNGLDWAQEMAQQGATLVAGTGYQYADTDFLAYSAKLYAQFAHQLRSGTAGTAVRVGPALVQAKQDYLAGLGSLTGIDVKTLLEASVYGLPMTGLDLPGRASPVPATPALSTAPVADGTPGAVLGLRTAPLDDAPATTVASRAVLGLDGTPTGASYRWLTGPDGVQTAPALPALPQQVLDVTSADGSVLRGVGFRSGTYADTPGTTPLTGAPGTEHNGIHTSFASSSFFPHRLATPNWSGALTSTGDGRTRLVVTPAQYRAEPGATTSTERRYSSLGLQLFYSSNISTYGANTPALAAPPSISQVSGTASADGTRVAVTATVTGDPSAGIQSAWITYTAGAGPLHGTWASLDLRQSATDSRVWTGELALPAGQSAADVRFVVQAVNGVGLVAFDDASDDGYAPVVPSAVPPVQAPTSLSLGTSPRSGRYGDTVAFTTRVTGAPTGSTVTVALGATSATGTTAADGSATVRLPLRTTPGSYAVTASYAGDATHAPASATRTAFTVGKALTLLTPGATVARTFTLTSGSTRLQDKAVLVDAWGTSKGRVVHVVHAVRRTDADGRVDLSGLTLVPGVLAVTAVFGADVPGSPADPLYGASASATVVMGR from the coding sequence ATGCGCTCCCTGCCCGTCCGCCCCGCGGCCCTGCTGACCGCCCTGCTGCTCGCCGTCGCGGTGCTCCCCGCTACCGCCGGGGCTGCCGCTGCGGCGCCCGCCGGGAACCTGCTCTCCAACGGCTCGTTCGAGGACCCGGCCGTGGCGGTCGGCACCTACGACGTGCTGCCCTCCGCAGGCGCCTGGCGGCAGACGGGCCCGTGCGGCATCGAGGTGGAGAACCGCTCGACGGTCACTGCGTACGACGGCGACCAGGTCGCCGAGCTCGACAGCGACTGCTCGACCTCGTTCGCCCAGGACGTCGACGTGACGCCGGGTGCCGCCTACCAGCTGAGCTACGCCTTCAGCGCGCGGCCGGGCGTCGCCGACAACGCGCTGAAGGTGCGCGTCGACGGCACGGTCGTCGCCGAGCGCACGGCCGACGGGTCGGCGCTGTCCGACGCCGACTGGCACGTCTTCACCGAGACGGTGCGCGCCAGCTCCGGCACGATGACGGTCGAGCTCGCCGACCGCAGCGTCAGCGACACCCTCGGCACCCTCGTCGACGCCGTCAGCCTCGTCCCGGTGCCTGACTACGACCCCGTCGCCGTCGCCCAGAACACCTCGTGGACCAATGCGGCCCCGCTGGCCGAGGGCACGGACACCGCGGGCCGGCTGGGCGGCACGGGCGAGGCCCGGTGGTACTCCTTCCCCGTCGTCCCGAGCAGCACGGTGACCGTCGGGCTGACCGGCCTGTCGGCCGACGCGGACCTCACGCTCTACACCGACATCGGCGCGGCCTTCACCTCGCTGCGCTCGACCTCGGACCTGGCGCGACTGGGGTCGGAGCAGTCGGGCGACGCGTTCTCGCCGTCGATCTACTCGCCGTCGATCTACAGCCCGTCCATCTACTCGCCGTCGATCTACAGCCCCTCGATCTACTCGCCGTCCATCTACTCGCCGTCGATCTACAGCCCCTCGATCTACTCGCCCTCGATCTACTCGCCGTCGATCTACAGCCCCTCCATCTACTCGCCGTCCATCTACTCGCCGTCGATCTACTCGCCGTCGATCTACAGCCCTGACCAGGCCTTCCTCGACGCGTTCTCCGGCGCGCAGACCCGCAGCCTCATCGCCGTCTCGGCGAACGACGGCGTGGCGGCGGAGTCGGTGAGCGCAGGGACCTGGAACAGCACCGGGCGCTTCTACGTCCGGGTGCAGTCGCGCGACGGCGCGGGCCCGACGCCGTTCACCGTACGGCTCACGACGACCGGTGGCCCGTGCACCGGGTTCACCCTCGACACCGGGTCGGGTACGCCGCTGCCGGCCGTGTCGGGCACGCCGGCGACCGTCGTGCTGACCGACACCGCCCGGCTCGGGCTGACGGGCACGGCGAAGACCTCCTACCTCGCGACGCTGGGGCGCCTGGCCGCCGACCAGCGCGGCGTCGTGGTCGACGCGGCGGACGTGGCGCGCACCCGGCTGCTGAACGCCCAGGCCGACGCCCATCCGCGCTGCGCCTACGCGAAGAACCTCGTGGCGCAGTCGCTGCGCGACGTGGTGAACGCCTACCGCGGCGCCGGCTCGACGCTGAAGTACGTCGTCATCGCCGGAGCCGACCCGGTCGTGCCGTTCTTCCGCTACGCCGACGACGCCGGGCTCGGGCCCGAGTCCGACTTCGTGCCGCCGGTGCGCGACGACTCCGGCTCGCAGGCCAGCCTGCGCAGCAACCTGGTGCTCGGGCAGGACGCCTACGGCACGCTCAACGACCTCAACGTCAAAGGCAGCGTGCTGCCGGTTCCCGACCTCGCCGTCGGGAGGCTGGTCGAGACGCCGGCCGAGATCACCGCACAGGTCGACCGGTTCCTGGGCCTCGCCGGCGGGACGCTGCCGACGCCGAAGCGCTCGCTGGTCACCGGCTACGACTTCCTCACCAGCGCCGCCGACGCCGTGCAGGCCGACCTCGTCGCCGGCCTCGGCTCCGGGGCGACGACCGATGCGCTGGTGACCGCGCAGGGCGTGCCGACCACGACCACGACCGTCAGCGGTCGGCCCGACCGCCAGCACTCCTGGACCGCCACAGACCTGAAGAGCGCGCTGCTCGGCTCACGCCACGACATCGTCTTCCTCGCCGGGCACTTCGGCAGCTCCGACGCCCTGGCCGCCGACTACGAAACGACCGTGACCACTGCAGACCTCGCAGCCCGTCCCGGCCTCCTCGCCGGCTCGCTGGTCTTCAGCGCCGGCTGCCACTCGGGCTACAGCCTCGCCGACGGTGACGGCATCGCCGGGCTCACGAACGGCCTCGACTGGGCGCAGGAGATGGCGCAGCAGGGCGCCACACTGGTGGCCGGCACGGGCTACCAGTACGCCGACACCGACTTCCTGGCCTACAGCGCCAAGCTCTACGCCCAGTTCGCCCACCAGCTGCGCTCGGGCACCGCCGGCACCGCCGTGCGGGTCGGGCCCGCCCTCGTGCAGGCCAAGCAGGACTACCTCGCCGGTCTCGGCAGCCTCACCGGCATCGACGTCAAGACGCTGCTCGAGGCCTCCGTCTACGGCCTGCCCATGACGGGGCTCGACCTGCCCGGGCGGGCCTCTCCCGTCCCGGCGACGCCGGCGCTGAGCACCGCGCCCGTCGCGGACGGCACGCCGGGCGCGGTGCTGGGGCTGCGTACCGCCCCGCTCGACGACGCCCCCGCGACCACCGTCGCCTCGCGTGCGGTGCTCGGGCTCGACGGGACCCCCACCGGCGCCTCCTACCGCTGGCTCACCGGCCCCGACGGCGTGCAGACCGCGCCGGCTCTGCCGGCGCTGCCGCAGCAGGTGCTCGACGTGACCAGCGCCGACGGCTCGGTCCTGCGCGGGGTCGGGTTCCGCAGCGGCACGTACGCCGACACCCCCGGCACGACGCCGCTGACCGGAGCGCCGGGCACCGAGCACAACGGCATCCACACCAGCTTCGCGTCGAGCTCGTTCTTCCCCCACCGGCTGGCGACGCCGAACTGGTCGGGCGCGCTGACCAGCACCGGTGACGGGCGGACCCGACTGGTGGTGACCCCGGCGCAGTACCGCGCGGAGCCCGGAGCGACCACCTCGACCGAGCGGCGCTACTCCTCACTGGGGCTGCAGCTGTTCTACAGCAGCAACATCTCGACCTACGGCGCCAACACCCCGGCCCTCGCGGCGCCGCCCTCGATCTCGCAGGTGAGCGGCACCGCCAGCGCCGACGGCACCAGGGTGGCGGTCACCGCCACGGTGACCGGCGACCCGTCGGCCGGCATCCAGTCCGCGTGGATCACCTACACCGCAGGCGCCGGCCCGCTGCACGGCACGTGGGCCTCCCTCGACCTGCGGCAGTCGGCGACCGACTCGCGGGTGTGGACCGGCGAGCTCGCGCTGCCTGCCGGGCAGTCCGCGGCCGACGTGCGCTTCGTGGTGCAGGCGGTCAACGGCGTCGGGCTCGTCGCCTTCGACGACGCCTCCGACGACGGCTATGCGCCCGTCGTGCCGAGCGCCGTCCCGCCGGTGCAGGCGCCCACGTCGCTGTCGCTGGGCACCTCGCCGCGCAGCGGCCGCTACGGCGACACGGTCGCCTTCACCACCCGCGTGACGGGCGCTCCGACCGGCAGCACGGTCACCGTCGCCCTCGGCGCGACCAGCGCCACGGGCACCACGGCTGCCGACGGCAGCGCGACGGTGCGGCTGCCACTGCGTACCACTCCGGGGTCGTACGCGGTCACCGCCTCCTACGCGGGTGACGCCACGCACGCGCCTGCGAGCGCCACCCGCACCGCGTTCACGGTGGGCAAGGCGCTGACGCTCCTGACGCCCGGCGCCACCGTCGCGCGCACCTTCACGCTCACCAGCGGGAGCACGCGGCTGCAGGACAAGGCGGTGCTCGTCGACGCCTGGGGGACGAGCAAGGGCCGCGTCGTCCATGTCGTGCACGCCGTGCGCCGCACGGACGCCGACGGTCGGGTGGACCTCAGTGGTCTGACGCTGGTCCCAGGGGTGCTCGCCGTGACCGCCGTCTTCGGTGCCGACGTCCCCGGCTCCCCGGCCGACCCGCTCTACGGAGCGAGCGCCTCGGCCACCGTGGTCATGGGTCGCTAG
- a CDS encoding MFS transporter: MAGPAGGRFGNALRSRDLRLLLAAFGVDAVGGWAYNVVLVIYVYERTGSAPMIAATTACGWVPRLLFSAYAGVLADRYERTRVMVASALACLATTAVLAAVVFTDGPVVLVLALHVLTASAATAYGPAARAIVPETVPEKDLASANALFTVLENLVVVVGPAIGGLLLLTGEPGWGVVVNAATFVVSALLARSLRVRSAGGAADEDGGLLAQVRTGLTALRNEPVALVLVLYCALDSGIYGALAVLYVPMSEQFGTGPKGYGYLLASMALGGVLAGGLVNRLASSSRLAPVIVGGMCVMALPVAASAPVTSPVVGALLQVVAGTGMVAVDVLAITALQRDLPRTVLSRVFGVLDTVVLAGILLASALASAVLALTSPKATLVIMGLGFAAVSVAAVRPLLRADRTAAAEHAALRPRVALLEVLDLLAAAPTGVLEQLARAVQEVELAAGAVVVREGEPADAFYVVTSGEVAVTAAGDELLRTLGDRSYFGEIGLLRGLPRTATVTTTEPTTLWRIAAADFSAALETSAPSASMLRVAGARLARSGPALAA; encoded by the coding sequence ATGGCGGGTCCCGCAGGTGGACGCTTCGGCAACGCCCTCCGCTCGCGCGACCTGCGCCTGCTGCTCGCCGCCTTCGGCGTCGACGCGGTCGGCGGCTGGGCCTACAACGTGGTGCTCGTCATCTACGTCTACGAGCGCACCGGCTCGGCCCCTATGATCGCGGCGACGACGGCCTGCGGCTGGGTGCCCCGCCTGCTGTTCTCCGCCTACGCCGGCGTGCTGGCCGACCGCTACGAGCGCACCCGCGTGATGGTCGCCTCGGCGCTGGCGTGCCTGGCCACGACCGCGGTGCTGGCGGCGGTGGTCTTCACCGACGGGCCGGTGGTGCTGGTCCTCGCGCTGCACGTGCTCACCGCGTCCGCCGCGACGGCCTACGGCCCGGCCGCCCGCGCGATCGTGCCCGAGACGGTGCCGGAGAAGGACCTGGCCTCGGCCAACGCGCTCTTCACCGTGCTCGAGAACCTCGTGGTGGTCGTGGGTCCGGCCATCGGGGGACTGCTGCTCCTCACGGGCGAGCCCGGCTGGGGGGTCGTCGTCAACGCCGCGACCTTCGTCGTGTCGGCGCTGCTCGCCCGCTCGCTCCGGGTCCGCAGCGCCGGCGGGGCGGCCGACGAGGACGGCGGCCTGCTCGCGCAGGTGCGCACCGGGCTCACCGCACTGCGCAACGAGCCCGTCGCCCTCGTGCTGGTGCTCTACTGCGCGCTCGACAGCGGCATCTACGGCGCGCTCGCCGTTCTCTACGTGCCGATGAGCGAGCAGTTCGGCACCGGGCCCAAGGGCTACGGCTACCTGCTCGCCAGCATGGCGCTCGGCGGCGTGCTCGCCGGCGGCCTGGTCAACCGGCTCGCCTCGTCGTCGCGGCTGGCGCCCGTCATCGTCGGCGGCATGTGCGTCATGGCGCTGCCGGTGGCGGCCTCGGCGCCGGTCACCTCGCCGGTCGTCGGTGCGCTGCTGCAGGTCGTCGCCGGCACGGGCATGGTCGCGGTCGACGTGCTGGCGATCACCGCGCTGCAGCGCGACCTGCCGCGCACCGTGCTCAGCCGCGTCTTCGGCGTGCTCGACACGGTGGTGCTGGCCGGGATCCTGCTCGCGAGCGCCCTGGCGAGCGCGGTGCTGGCGCTCACCTCGCCGAAGGCGACACTCGTCATCATGGGGCTCGGCTTCGCAGCGGTCAGCGTCGCGGCGGTCCGCCCGCTGCTGCGCGCCGACCGCACCGCCGCCGCGGAGCACGCCGCACTGCGTCCCCGCGTCGCGCTGCTCGAGGTGCTCGACCTGCTGGCCGCCGCCCCGACCGGCGTGCTGGAGCAGCTCGCCCGGGCGGTCCAGGAGGTCGAGCTGGCCGCCGGCGCCGTCGTCGTGCGCGAAGGGGAGCCGGCCGACGCCTTCTACGTCGTCACGAGCGGAGAGGTGGCGGTGACCGCCGCGGGCGACGAGCTGCTGCGTACGCTCGGCGACCGCAGCTACTTCGGCGAGATCGGCCTGCTGCGCGGCCTGCCGCGCACCGCGACCGTCACGACCACCGAGCCCACGACGCTGTGGCGCATCGCGGCTGCCGACTTCTCCGCGGCGCTGGAGACCAGCGCCCCCAGCGCCTCGATGCTGCGGGTGGCCGGTGCCCGGCTCGCACGCAGCGGCCCGGCCCTCGCCGCCTAG